In the genome of Streptomyces sp. SAI-127, the window GCATGTAGCGCTGGATCTTCATGCCGAAGAACTGGGTGGTCACCATCAGTCCGCCGCTGCCGTACTCGGCGCCCAGTCCCCAGTCCTCGGGGCGTGGGTCGAAGGCGCCGCGCGGGTGTTTGTCGAAGCCGACGGCGAGGACGACGTCCGCCATGCCGGAGCGGATCGCGTTCACGGCGGAGACCAGGGCGCTGCCGCCGGTCGCGCAGCCGTTCTTGACGTTGACGAACGGCAGCCCGGTCAGGCCGAGTTGGGCCACCAGGGTGTCGGCGAGCCCGGCGCTGTCGCTGCCGCCGAACGCCGCTCCCACCCGCGACCACTCGATTCCGGCATCTGCCAGAGCGCTGTTCACCGCGCCGACGGCCAGTTGACGGCCGCTGGCCTCCGTGCGGCCGAACGGGGTGCGCCCGGCACCGCAGATCAGGACGTCGGCGCTCATGCGCTCCCCTTGTGGCCGGTGGTGGGGTGGGCCCGCGGTACCCCTTCGCCCGCGGTAACCGTGAGGGGCATGCCGATGCGGACCTCCTCGAAGTCGTCGACGTCGAGGACTGCGGCCACCCGTACGCCGTCCGGCAGTTCGACGTAGCCGAGCGCGAACGGGACGAAGCCGCCCGGCGGGGCCTGGTACGGCGGTGACTTGGGTGCGTAGCGCTGCACCGTCCAGGTCCACAGGGTGCCCGCGCCGGACAGGGCCGCCGGGTCGGCCGGCCCTCCGCAGCGCGGACACGCGTCGTCCGCGGGGTAGACCGACACCGAGCAGCCGGGGCAGCGTGAGCCCTGGAGTGCGGTCGCCGGACTGCGCGGATCCGTGGTCATGCGGATCAGCGCCCCTGCCACTTGGGCTCGCGCTTCTCCAGGAACGCCGAGACACCCTCGGCGGCGTCCTCGGAGTTGAGCGCCACACCCACGGCGAGGTGCTCCATGACCATCAGCGACTGGGTGTCGGCGTCCAGGCTGCGGTCGATGGTCATCTTGGTGAGCCACATCGTGAACGGGCTCTTGTCGGTGAGGTCCCCGATGAAGTCCTCGACCGTCTCGTCCAGCTTGTCGGCCGGGGCGGACTTGTTGATCAGGCCGAACTCGGCGGCCTCGATGCCTGACAGCAGCTTGCCGGTGAGCATCAGCTCCTTGGTCTTGCGGATGCCGATCATGCGCGGCACGCGGTAGATCGGGCCCGCGCCACCGAACAGCGAGCGGCGGATGTGGAAGTCGCCGATCTTGGCGTCGTCCGCGGAGATGGCGAAGTCGCAGGAGATCATGATCTCGAAGCCGCCCGCGGTGACGTAGCCCTCCAGGACCGCGACCGAGGGGGTCTTCATCGAGTAGAGGCGGTCGCACACCTTCGCGGACTTCACCGCGACCTCGATGGCGGTCGACTTGCCGACGAAGTCCGCCTTGAGGCTGTCGAGGTCGAACCCCGAGCAGAACGTGCCGCCACGGCCGCGGAACACCAGGACCCGCAGCTCGGGGTCCTCGTCGACCTCGGTGATGATCTCGTCGAGCCGGTCCAGGATCGGCACCGTGACGCAGTTCTTCTTCCACGGTCGGTTCAGCCAGACGCGGGCGACATGGCCGTCACGCTCGAACTGGATTTCGTCTTCCACTGCCATCTCAGATCCTCCAAACTGAACTGAATTCACTATGAGTCTGCGGAGGGGGTGATCCACTGTCAACCCCCTTGCCGAGATTGCCCCGCAGGACGCCCGCCGGTCCGCCCCGCTCAGTCCCCGCCGGCGTCCGGAATGTCCACGAGGACCTTGAGCCGTCGCCCGTCCCGGACGTCGTGCAACCCGGCGAGGGTGTCGTGGAGGGGGATGTGGTCGAGCCAGCCGTCCACCGGGTAGCGACCGCTCGCCATGTGCTCGATGACCCGCTCGAAGACCCCGTCCGGGTAGGCCTCACAGCCCAGCAGGGCGAGTTCAGCCAGGCGCACGACGGACGCGTCGATGGCCACCGGGCCGGAGTACAGCGCCACCATCACCACCGGCGCCCGGGCGGCCAGCGAGCGGATCGCGGCGTCCAGCGCATCGGCCCGGCCCGAGCATTCGACGGCGGCGTCCACGCCACGCCCCCGGGTGAGGGCCATCGCCTCCGCGGCCACGTCGACGGCGCCGGGGTCGAGCACCCGGGCCCCGTGCCGTTCGGCGGCCGCGCGGCGTGCCGGGGAGGGCTCCACCATCAGCACGTCCTCGACGCCGTGCGCCTTGAACGCGAACAACGCGCCCATCCCGACCGCGCCCGCGCCCGTCACCAGCGCGCTGCCACCACGGGGCACACGGGCCCGCTCCACCGCGTTCAGGGCCACCGCCATCGGCTCCACCAGGGCGCCCTGCTCCAGCGGGACACCGTCGGGCAGTTGGTGCACCGAGTCGGCCGGCACGACCACGTACTGGGCGAGGCCGCCGCCCGGGGCGGTCACACCGATCGCCGCCAGGGCCGTGCACAGGTGGGACAGTCCCGACATGCAGCGCGGACACACTCCGCAGGTGCGGATGGGCCGTACGCAGACCCGGGCGCCGGGCGCGACCCGGTCGGCCCCTTCACCGCAGGTCACCACGGTTCCGGCGAACTCGTGCCCCAGGGTTTGCGGAAGGGTGGCGCCGGTGAGCGGATTGGGCACATGCGTGGCCCGCGGCATCTCGAAGTACTCGTGCACATCGGTGCCGCAGATCCCCGCGTACGCCACGCGGATCTTCACCTCGTCCGGTCCCGGCTCGGGCTCGGCCATCTCCTCGATCCGCAGATCCTTGGCTCCGTACAGCCTGGCGGCCAGCATGCTTCCTCCTCGGTGTCGGTCCCGTACGACACTCCCGAGGTTCCCACTGAACTGAACTGACTTCAATAGAATGACTGACACCCTCACCTACTTCGGTTCAGCCTCCGTCGACCCACCCGATGGGACAGCCCTGTTTTCCGGGAGCCGACGGCCGGCCGACACGTACACCGCCGCGAGATTGGTTGCTGACGCTTCCAATCGACTGCGGTCGACGCTGTTTCCCGCCCAGCTGCCAGATGTGGGCAGTGGGCCAAGTGGGCGCCTACGGGGGAAGAGATCCTTCATCGCAGACGCACGTCGAGGATCACACTCCTGGAACTTTCCAACCGGGCTTCGGGTAGTGGAAAGGAGGTGTTACGACATGCGTGCTTACGAGCGTCCGACGCTGACCCCGATCGGCTCCTTCCGTAAGACCGGCATCGGCTTCAGGGCTGGACCGGAAAGGTTCTGGTTCTTCAGGAGGAGGTTCTTCTGACCCGCCCTCCGTACCCGGGCACCCGGCACGGGCCCGACCGATCCTGTCCGAGTGCCCACAGACACAGGCGGCGGTGGCTGTGGATGCGGCTCCGCCGCCCAGCCCCATGGCTCACCAGGTGGCACGGCGTCAAGGAGAAGCATGGGCACAGGCATGGCCGGTTTTCCCGATTCCAAGGAAGGACCGGACTGGTTCGTCGTCCTTCCGGACTGTGCTTCGGCGGACAGGATCGGCACCGCCCTCCGCCGCCGGGCGCTACAGGAGGTCAGCCACCCATCGGGCCGGCCCTGGCTGCTCGGCCGCTGGTCCTCCGGCATCATGACGGCGAGGCAGGACAGGTGAAGATCGCGGTGCCGGGCCGGCCCACGGGACGTGCTGCGCCTGGTGCGCGGGCACGGCCGGTGGATATGCCTCGCCGTGCTGCTGACCCTGTGCGCCTCGGCGCTGAGCCTGGCCCAGCCGCTGATGGTCAAGCGGGTGATCGAGGCGACCACGTCGGGCGGCTCGATCGGGTACGTCCTGACGCTGCTCGTCGTGGTCTTCCTCGCCCAGGCACTGGTGCAGGGCCTCGCCCAGTTCGTCCTGTCCCGCACGGGCGAGGGGATCGTGCTGGGGGTCCGGCTCGGGCTCATCAGCCATGTGCTGCGGCTGCCCATGGCCGTGTACGACCGCCACCGCATCGGCGATCTGATCTCGCGCACCAGCACCCACAGCACCACCCTGCGGCTGCTCGTCGCCGAGGGCTTCACCGAGGCGGTGACCGGTGCCATCGGGCTGGTCGGCGTGGTGGCGCTGATGATCTGGCTCGACTGGCAGATGTTCCTCGTCGTGCTGGGCATGGTGGCGATCGCCGCCGTGATCGTCGCCTCGGTGCTGCGCGGCATCGAGACGGCGTCGTTGTCCACCCAGCGGGCGACAGGCCTGATGACCGCTGATCTGGAGCGCGCCCTCGGTGCCATCCGTACCGTCAGGGCCAGCCGCGCCGAGCAGCGCGAGTGCGACCGCATCGCGGGCGGCGCCAGGTCGGCCTGTACGGGCAGCGTACGGATGGCGAAGCTGGACGCGATGGTGACACCGGCGATCCAGCTGGCCGTGAAGGGCTCGTTCATCGTCGTGCTCCTCATCGGCGGCATGCGGGTCGCCGACCGGCAGGGGTCGATCGCCGACCTCGCCGTCTTCCTGCTGTACATGATTTATCTGGTGGAGCCGATCGGAACGCTCTTCCAGTCCCTGAGCACCATGGAACAGGGCATGGGCGCGTACCGCAGGGTCACGGAAGTGATGACGCTGCCCACCGAGCAGGACACCGTGCCCCGGCCCGGGACTCCGGCGTCCTACCGGGCGGGCAGCGACGGCGGACGGCCGCGAGCACCCGTGCTGGAGTTCCGGGACGTGTGGTTCGGCTACGCACCACGGCGCCCCGTCCTGCGCGGCGTCACCTTCGAGGTACCGGAGCACTCCCATGTCGCCCTGATCGGCAACTCCGGGGTCGGCAAATCCACCGTCTTCGCATTGATCGAGCGGTTCTACGACCCCGATCGCGGCCGGATCCTCTTCGACGACCGCAACATCGGGACGCTCGGCCGGTCCGACCACCGGGCCCGGGTCGGCCTGGTGGAGCAGCATGCCCCGGTGATGTACGGCACGCTGCGGGAGAACCTGACCTACGCCGTCCCGGAAGCCGGACAGGACGAGCTGGACCGGGTGGTCGAGCTGGCGCACCTCACCGACCTGGTCGACCGCCTCCCGCAGGGCCTGGAATCCGACGCCGGGGAGCACGGCATGGCGCTCTCCGGTGGCGAGCGCCAGCGGATCGCGATCGCCCGTGCCCTGCTGACCCGGCCACGCCTGCTGCTGCTGGACGAGCCGACCGCCCATCTGGACGCAGTCAGCGAAGCGGCGCTCCGCAGGTCGATCCGGGAGACCGCGCAGGAGTGCACGCTGCTGGTGATCGCCCACCGCATGTCGACCATCCGCGCCGCGGACCGGATCGTCGTGCTCGACGCGGGCCGCGTGGTCGCCACGGGCACCCACGATGAACTGCTCGACGGCAGCGAGCAGTACCGCCTGCTCTCACGCGCTCAGGAAACGGACATTCTTTCCGGTTGGCCGACCGCCAGGCAGATCGCCGACCGCCGCCTCATCAAGGGCATCCTCCGGAGCGAAGAACAGTGCGGGCTCATGGCAGATTCGCCGCGACCGCCTCCGCGGCCGCACGCCCCTCCGCGAGGGCGTGCGCGATGCGGCGCGGCACGACACAGTCGCCGATGG includes:
- a CDS encoding OB-fold domain-containing protein, which encodes MTTDPRSPATALQGSRCPGCSVSVYPADDACPRCGGPADPAALSGAGTLWTWTVQRYAPKSPPYQAPPGGFVPFALGYVELPDGVRVAAVLDVDDFEEVRIGMPLTVTAGEGVPRAHPTTGHKGSA
- a CDS encoding enoyl-CoA hydratase/isomerase family protein codes for the protein MAVEDEIQFERDGHVARVWLNRPWKKNCVTVPILDRLDEIITEVDEDPELRVLVFRGRGGTFCSGFDLDSLKADFVGKSTAIEVAVKSAKVCDRLYSMKTPSVAVLEGYVTAGGFEIMISCDFAISADDAKIGDFHIRRSLFGGAGPIYRVPRMIGIRKTKELMLTGKLLSGIEAAEFGLINKSAPADKLDETVEDFIGDLTDKSPFTMWLTKMTIDRSLDADTQSLMVMEHLAVGVALNSEDAAEGVSAFLEKREPKWQGR
- a CDS encoding alcohol dehydrogenase catalytic domain-containing protein codes for the protein MLAARLYGAKDLRIEEMAEPEPGPDEVKIRVAYAGICGTDVHEYFEMPRATHVPNPLTGATLPQTLGHEFAGTVVTCGEGADRVAPGARVCVRPIRTCGVCPRCMSGLSHLCTALAAIGVTAPGGGLAQYVVVPADSVHQLPDGVPLEQGALVEPMAVALNAVERARVPRGGSALVTGAGAVGMGALFAFKAHGVEDVLMVEPSPARRAAAERHGARVLDPGAVDVAAEAMALTRGRGVDAAVECSGRADALDAAIRSLAARAPVVMVALYSGPVAIDASVVRLAELALLGCEAYPDGVFERVIEHMASGRYPVDGWLDHIPLHDTLAGLHDVRDGRRLKVLVDIPDAGGD
- a CDS encoding keywimysin-related RiPP, which codes for MRAYERPTLTPIGSFRKTGIGFRAGPERFWFFRRRFF
- a CDS encoding ABC transporter ATP-binding protein codes for the protein MLRLVRGHGRWICLAVLLTLCASALSLAQPLMVKRVIEATTSGGSIGYVLTLLVVVFLAQALVQGLAQFVLSRTGEGIVLGVRLGLISHVLRLPMAVYDRHRIGDLISRTSTHSTTLRLLVAEGFTEAVTGAIGLVGVVALMIWLDWQMFLVVLGMVAIAAVIVASVLRGIETASLSTQRATGLMTADLERALGAIRTVRASRAEQRECDRIAGGARSACTGSVRMAKLDAMVTPAIQLAVKGSFIVVLLIGGMRVADRQGSIADLAVFLLYMIYLVEPIGTLFQSLSTMEQGMGAYRRVTEVMTLPTEQDTVPRPGTPASYRAGSDGGRPRAPVLEFRDVWFGYAPRRPVLRGVTFEVPEHSHVALIGNSGVGKSTVFALIERFYDPDRGRILFDDRNIGTLGRSDHRARVGLVEQHAPVMYGTLRENLTYAVPEAGQDELDRVVELAHLTDLVDRLPQGLESDAGEHGMALSGGERQRIAIARALLTRPRLLLLDEPTAHLDAVSEAALRRSIRETAQECTLLVIAHRMSTIRAADRIVVLDAGRVVATGTHDELLDGSEQYRLLSRAQETDILSGWPTARQIADRRLIKGILRSEEQCGLMADSPRPPPRPHAPPRGRARCGAARHSRRWRGRSGRRPR